From the genome of Agromyces intestinalis:
CCCCGGTGCGGCGCGTCCGCCGGCTCAGCGCATACCCCACCCGAACGACGATCGCCCCGCCTTCCGGCCGAGGGCCTGGAAGCGGGGCGATTCACCGAGCGGAGACGGCGGGATTTGAACCCGCGGTCCCCGTGAGGGGACTCCACCTTAGCAGGGTGGTGCACTCGACCGGACTATGCGACGTCTCCATGCGTGAGCCTCAGCGCACGCGGTTGCCATCATAACCCGACGCCCGCCCGAAACACGATTCGGGCGGGCGTCGGGTGAATGCCTGAGCTCTACTGGTCGTCGAGGGTGCGGCCGGCCGAGCAGCGCACGTCGGCTGCCGTCTGGCCCGGCACGCCCTCGAGCACGACACCGGGGGCCGGAGCGGTCGTGTCGGCAGGCGGCGCTTCCTCGGCCGGGGCCTCCTCGGCCGGAGGCTCCTCGACGGGGGCCTCCTCGACGGGGGCCTCGGCAGGTGGCGGCGCATTCGGGTCGGCCACGGATGAGAACGGCGAATCCTGTTCGGTCGGCAGCACGACGGGCACGTCCTGCTGCAGGGCGAGGTTCACCGACTCGGCACGCCAGTCGGGCTCGAGAGCGCCACCGCCCTCGACGTACGACGTCGGGTACTGGATGAACGCCAGCTTCGAGAGGTCGATGTCCTGCATCGCCTTCGCGATCGAGACCATCGTGGTGGGGTTCGCGAGTGCACTCGACAGCTGCATATTGGCGAGCGCGGCCTTGGCGATGCCGAACAGCTTCACCGGATCGGTCAGGGTGCCGTCGGACTGCACCTTCCGGGCGAGCGCCGACATGAACACCTGCTGGTTCGAGATGCGGCCGAGGTCGGAGCCGTCGCCGACACCGTGTCGCGTGCGGAGGAACTGCAGCGCCTGCAGGCCGCGCAGCTCCTGCACGCCGGGATCGAGATAGAGGTCGGTGTGCTCGTCCTCGATGCGCTCGGCGACGCACACCTGCACGCCGCCCACCGCCTCGGACAGCCCGGCGACGCCGAGGAACTGCACGACGCCGGCGAACGGAATGGTGATGCCGAGTTCGTTGCTGACGGTCTTCACGACGCAGTCCATGCCACCGTACGAGAGCACCGTGTTGATCTTCACGCTCGAGAGCGCCGAAAGCGTATCCTCGGGGTCCTCGGGGTCGGTGCACTCGGGCACCGAGACGAGCATGTCGCGGGGGAAGCTGATGACCTCGGCGTGCGTGTGGTCCTGCGAGATGTGCAGGAGCATCGTCACGTCGTTGAGCACGGCGGTCTCTTCGTCGGGATCGCCGAACCCGTCGCCCTGACCTTCGCGGCTGTCGCTGCCGATGAGCAGCAGGTTCACGCCGCCGTCGATCGCCCCGATGTCGGGCACGCCCTCGAGCACCTTCTCGCTGTCGAGCGTGACCGTGGGCTTCGCCGTCTGCACCAGGTTCATCGCCGCGTACGCGGCGACCGAGACGCCGGACACCATGACCACGGCCAGCACCGAGGCGGCGCCCTTGGCGAGCGTCTTCCACAGCGAGTGGCGCTTCAAGCGACCGTGACGGGCCACCGACGGCGACTTCGCGGCTCGGCGCGAAGTGGGTCGCAACTCGTCGTTCACCGGGCTCCTTCCGTCAGTCGTCGTATCGGCAGTTGCGCGGAGGGCGTGGGATTCGAACCCACGAGGCATTGCTGCCCACTGGTTTTCAAGACCAGCTCCATCGGCCGCTCGGACAGCCCTC
Proteins encoded in this window:
- a CDS encoding LCP family protein, whose product is MNDELRPTSRRAAKSPSVARHGRLKRHSLWKTLAKGAASVLAVVMVSGVSVAAYAAMNLVQTAKPTVTLDSEKVLEGVPDIGAIDGGVNLLLIGSDSREGQGDGFGDPDEETAVLNDVTMLLHISQDHTHAEVISFPRDMLVSVPECTDPEDPEDTLSALSSVKINTVLSYGGMDCVVKTVSNELGITIPFAGVVQFLGVAGLSEAVGGVQVCVAERIEDEHTDLYLDPGVQELRGLQALQFLRTRHGVGDGSDLGRISNQQVFMSALARKVQSDGTLTDPVKLFGIAKAALANMQLSSALANPTTMVSIAKAMQDIDLSKLAFIQYPTSYVEGGGALEPDWRAESVNLALQQDVPVVLPTEQDSPFSSVADPNAPPPAEAPVEEAPVEEPPAEEAPAEEAPPADTTAPAPGVVLEGVPGQTAADVRCSAGRTLDDQ